One Lysinibacillus sp. OF-1 DNA segment encodes these proteins:
- a CDS encoding extracellular solute-binding protein, which translates to MKKTRILGFFLVLMFLALTACNGNNQQNSTDGAANKDKTSDGDKTEVAATTPSGKLVIYTGRDEEMVQNVIDQFNEKYPDIEVEFLTMGAQQILERLRGEKANPQADFWWGGTQSALIVGANEDLLHAWQPSFIGAIDASHKDADGRWFGEMLLPEVIMINSDLLTKETGPQDWDDLLDPKWKDQILIRGVLASGTMRTIYSSMIVRQGDDSPDKGYEWLLQLDANTKEYTQDPNALYLKLTRQEGSVSLWNLQDILLKKYTTDYPFDYIYPKSGAPILVDGVAVVNNAKNLDNAKLFVEFLFEKEMVTQLANDYYQIPTRSDIDKASMPEWYQELDLKTFDIDWQLMSDKEAEWMEYWDNNVKGRGK; encoded by the coding sequence ATGAAAAAAACCCGCATTCTTGGTTTTTTCCTTGTGTTGATGTTTTTAGCTTTAACTGCTTGTAACGGCAATAATCAGCAAAATTCTACAGATGGTGCAGCAAATAAAGACAAAACATCTGATGGTGATAAAACAGAAGTGGCAGCAACGACACCTTCAGGAAAGCTTGTCATTTACACAGGTCGTGATGAAGAAATGGTGCAAAATGTGATCGATCAGTTTAATGAAAAATACCCAGACATTGAGGTCGAGTTTTTAACGATGGGGGCACAGCAAATTTTAGAGCGCCTCCGCGGTGAAAAGGCCAATCCTCAAGCAGATTTTTGGTGGGGTGGAACGCAATCCGCTCTCATTGTTGGAGCAAATGAAGACTTATTGCATGCTTGGCAGCCTAGCTTTATCGGTGCCATTGATGCCTCACACAAAGATGCAGATGGACGTTGGTTTGGTGAGATGTTGCTACCAGAGGTCATTATGATTAATAGTGATTTACTGACAAAAGAAACAGGGCCTCAGGACTGGGATGACCTATTAGATCCTAAATGGAAGGATCAAATTCTAATTAGAGGTGTGCTTGCGTCAGGTACAATGCGCACAATTTATTCCTCTATGATTGTACGACAGGGAGACGATTCACCTGATAAAGGCTATGAATGGTTATTACAATTAGATGCTAATACAAAGGAGTATACACAAGATCCTAATGCCTTATATTTAAAGCTAACACGACAAGAAGGTAGTGTTTCTTTATGGAATTTGCAAGATATTTTATTAAAGAAATATACGACTGATTATCCTTTTGATTATATTTATCCAAAAAGTGGTGCACCTATTTTAGTAGATGGTGTAGCTGTTGTAAACAATGCGAAAAACTTAGACAATGCAAAACTATTTGTAGAGTTCTTATTTGAAAAAGAAATGGTGACACAATTGGCGAACGATTATTATCAAATTCCTACACGTTCTGATATCGATAAGGCTTCCATGCCAGAATGGTATCAGGAATTAGATTTAAAAACGTTCGATATTGATTGGCAGCTAATGTCTGACAAAGAAGCTGAATGGATGGAATATTGGGATAACAATGTAAAAGGGCGCGGCAAATAA
- a CDS encoding EamA family transporter, with amino-acid sequence MKTNFIYPLLIVIASSSYGILSTIVKVAMQHGFTTSEAVSSQYIIGFLLVVAIFIFTDRKLPSPSKKGLLILICAGIFTGTTGIVYGESLKYLPASLAVVMLFQFTWIGLLIDCALHKRLPSRPEVISIIILFAGTILAAGVLNVDLSGIPIQGWLFGFAAAFTFACFIQFNSRPVEGVTTTSRVLIVSFVALIMISIFLSPEVIWNGQLFMQGLWKFGLALGLFGIILPIYLFSIAIPKVGGALASILSAIELPVAVTVSVIVLHEPLTAVQIVGIILVIAGMMLPTIIAQRQQKDSLLEAHS; translated from the coding sequence ATGAAAACAAATTTTATTTACCCTCTTTTGATTGTCATTGCTTCTAGTAGCTACGGTATATTGTCAACGATTGTCAAAGTAGCTATGCAGCATGGCTTTACAACATCAGAGGCAGTATCAAGTCAGTATATAATTGGCTTTTTACTCGTTGTAGCCATTTTTATTTTTACAGACAGAAAATTACCGAGTCCATCCAAAAAGGGCTTACTTATTTTAATTTGTGCTGGAATTTTTACTGGGACGACAGGAATAGTGTATGGAGAATCTTTAAAATATCTACCCGCTTCTCTTGCGGTAGTCATGCTATTCCAATTTACATGGATTGGTCTGCTAATTGATTGTGCCCTACACAAAAGATTACCCAGTCGACCTGAAGTAATTTCGATCATTATCTTATTTGCAGGAACTATTTTAGCTGCTGGTGTATTAAATGTAGATTTAAGTGGCATCCCTATCCAAGGGTGGCTATTTGGCTTTGCAGCAGCCTTTACCTTTGCTTGCTTCATTCAATTCAATTCGCGGCCTGTCGAGGGAGTTACTACGACTTCTCGGGTATTAATCGTTTCCTTCGTAGCCCTTATTATGATTAGTATTTTCCTTAGCCCTGAGGTTATTTGGAATGGCCAATTATTCATGCAAGGCTTATGGAAATTTGGACTAGCACTAGGTCTTTTCGGTATCATTTTACCAATTTACTTATTTTCAATCGCTATTCCTAAAGTCGGTGGCGCGCTAGCTTCCATTTTAAGTGCCATCGAATTACCAGTTGCCGTTACAGTTTCGGTTATTGTTCTGCATGAACCTTTAACCGCTGTACAAATCGTAGGGATTATTCTCGTTATTGCTGGTATGATGCTGCCAACCATTATTGCACAACGGCAACAAAAAGACAGCTTATTAGAAGCCCATTCATAA
- a CDS encoding GNAT family N-acetyltransferase, producing the protein MSIIIRQAQPHDAHAVVPLIIDAIGEIANRLTGEKSAEAVIQELTILFQRDDNRHSYLNTFVATEGEQILGILVYYHGAQAVHMDANLVKWLEAKNATSIVIDQEAHEDEAYIDTVCVAPEARGKGIGTLLLQFAEELTKQRGYTKLSLNVETQKEDARRLYERLGFVITEPWSIIDEPFHHMVKQF; encoded by the coding sequence ATGAGTATTATAATTCGACAAGCGCAACCACATGATGCCCATGCCGTTGTGCCTCTTATTATCGATGCAATTGGTGAAATTGCTAATCGCTTAACTGGCGAGAAATCAGCTGAAGCTGTTATACAAGAACTGACAATTCTTTTTCAACGTGACGACAATCGACATTCTTATTTAAATACCTTTGTCGCTACTGAAGGAGAGCAAATATTAGGGATTCTCGTTTATTATCACGGTGCACAAGCCGTTCACATGGATGCTAACCTTGTTAAATGGCTAGAAGCAAAAAACGCTACATCCATTGTCATTGATCAAGAAGCACATGAAGATGAGGCATATATCGATACTGTTTGCGTAGCACCAGAAGCACGAGGTAAAGGAATTGGAACATTGCTATTACAATTTGCCGAAGAGCTAACAAAGCAGCGCGGCTATACAAAATTATCATTAAATGTTGAAACCCAAAAAGAAGATGCTCGCCGACTTTATGAGCGTTTGGGCTTTGTTATTACAGAGCCATGGTCCATAATCGATGAGCCATTCCATCACATGGTGAAACAGTTTTAG
- a CDS encoding carbohydrate kinase family protein translates to MTKQEKDFILVYGDAFIDYIADDVTNTSFTKYMGGATVNVAAGISRIGAPSALITITGDDEGSQFVRDGLAQEGVQLDYAVFNPAKRVSGVYVHLTEACERIFKDYVDETPDLQVEPSQLNEAAFKHASALTVCSGTMFHPTALATTRAAVEMAKDKGAIIAMDANIRPLRWSSEEICRETITSFFEDVDILKVTDDELFFLTETTTLEEGIAHLNSYLVPIILITVGENGTYAVLNGEVLHVPTEKVVPVDTTGAGDAFMAGVLRDVHYNGLPTTQEELVRCTSFGNKLGAFAATKAGALTALPYYEDIKHLLK, encoded by the coding sequence ATGACAAAGCAAGAGAAGGATTTTATATTAGTCTATGGAGATGCTTTTATTGACTATATTGCTGATGATGTAACAAACACATCATTTACTAAATATATGGGTGGTGCAACGGTAAATGTTGCAGCTGGTATTAGCCGAATTGGGGCACCGTCGGCATTAATTACTATTACAGGGGATGATGAAGGCTCTCAATTTGTGCGAGATGGGCTTGCCCAAGAGGGTGTACAACTGGATTATGCCGTATTTAATCCAGCAAAGCGAGTAAGTGGCGTATATGTGCATCTTACAGAAGCGTGTGAGCGGATTTTTAAAGATTATGTTGATGAAACACCCGATTTACAAGTGGAACCATCACAGCTAAATGAAGCAGCTTTTAAACATGCTTCGGCTTTAACAGTATGTTCAGGTACTATGTTCCATCCAACAGCACTTGCCACAACGCGAGCAGCTGTAGAAATGGCAAAGGATAAGGGTGCAATTATTGCAATGGATGCCAATATTCGACCGCTACGTTGGAGCAGTGAGGAAATTTGTCGAGAGACGATTACATCATTTTTTGAGGATGTTGATATTTTAAAGGTTACGGATGATGAATTATTCTTCCTGACAGAGACAACTACCTTAGAAGAGGGCATTGCACATCTCAATAGCTATTTAGTGCCTATTATCTTAATCACAGTAGGAGAAAATGGTACTTATGCTGTACTTAATGGTGAGGTTCTCCATGTGCCGACGGAGAAGGTAGTACCTGTAGATACGACAGGTGCGGGCGATGCATTTATGGCAGGCGTACTACGTGATGTCCATTATAATGGCTTACCTACAACGCAAGAAGAACTCGTGCGCTGTACAAGCTTCGGCAATAAATTAGGAGCTTTTGCTGCCACAAAAGCAGGTGCATTAACTGCCCTACCATATTATGAGGACATTAAGCATTTACTAAAATAA
- a CDS encoding protein-tyrosine phosphatase family protein has translation MEKNYDALVEDRLFFGGAKDAETAFAQESVNIVIDVRVQGLSTQEQQTVPYSYKHLPIADEEIEVASSIQQVAKEIASAFEDGQKVYIHCGSGGGRAGVAAAAALMELGMVNSLEEAEAAVKKARPQVSIRPKMEDALQQLYK, from the coding sequence ATGGAAAAGAACTACGATGCTTTAGTAGAAGATCGACTATTCTTTGGTGGCGCAAAAGACGCTGAGACTGCATTTGCACAAGAATCCGTAAATATTGTGATAGATGTTCGTGTTCAAGGGCTTTCCACACAAGAGCAGCAAACAGTTCCTTATTCTTATAAACATTTGCCAATTGCAGATGAAGAGATTGAGGTAGCATCATCTATTCAACAAGTAGCGAAAGAAATTGCATCAGCCTTCGAGGACGGGCAAAAAGTATATATTCACTGTGGAAGTGGTGGCGGACGTGCAGGTGTTGCCGCCGCAGCCGCATTAATGGAGCTGGGAATGGTTAATTCATTAGAGGAAGCAGAAGCAGCAGTTAAAAAAGCTCGTCCACAAGTATCCATTCGCCCAAAAATGGAAGATGCATTGCAACAACTATATAAATAA
- a CDS encoding PLDc N-terminal domain-containing protein, translating to MMEELAKVPWAVIAPLIIVQIILMIVALIDLRKIHATNGPKILWVFIILFANLLGSIAYFIVGRKQS from the coding sequence ATGATGGAGGAATTAGCAAAGGTTCCATGGGCGGTTATCGCACCGCTCATCATCGTTCAAATTATATTAATGATCGTAGCGCTTATTGATCTGCGTAAAATCCATGCCACAAATGGTCCTAAAATTTTATGGGTATTTATCATTCTATTTGCCAATCTATTAGGGTCCATTGCGTACTTTATAGTAGGGAGAAAGCAGTCATGA
- a CDS encoding ABC transporter ATP-binding protein, which yields MTTLLQVTGLTKQFAEHTVVDNIHFVLEEKTSTALIGPNGAGKTTTLSMLTGLLKPTAGSVRMLNGDLRANIGFLPQYPQFHPWLSALEFTEMAARLNGVAAKKAKLEAQKTLEFVGLGDALHKKIATFSGGMKQRLGISQAIVHKPKLLLLDEPVSALDPVGRREVLDLLKGLQQETTILYSTHILNDAEEMTDQLLFLQNGKLVEQGTLREVRQRFDEQNYVIEFGSEEEAKLFADPSYTIIGCYVYIEVVNEEPTMKELLQRLSACPYTIRKVERQTASLEEIFMKVAKKA from the coding sequence ATGACAACATTACTTCAAGTTACAGGCTTGACCAAGCAATTTGCAGAGCACACAGTTGTAGATAATATTCATTTCGTGTTAGAAGAAAAGACTTCAACGGCTTTAATTGGACCAAATGGAGCTGGCAAGACAACAACTTTATCTATGTTAACAGGGCTCTTAAAACCGACTGCTGGAAGTGTAAGGATGTTAAATGGAGATTTACGTGCGAATATAGGGTTTTTACCTCAATATCCGCAGTTTCATCCTTGGCTAAGTGCATTAGAGTTTACAGAAATGGCTGCTAGGTTGAATGGTGTAGCAGCCAAAAAAGCTAAATTAGAAGCACAAAAAACATTAGAGTTCGTAGGGTTGGGGGATGCGCTACATAAAAAAATAGCCACTTTTTCTGGGGGAATGAAGCAACGTCTTGGTATTTCCCAGGCAATTGTGCATAAGCCTAAATTACTGCTATTAGATGAACCAGTTTCAGCGTTAGATCCCGTTGGACGCAGAGAAGTGCTCGATTTATTAAAAGGTTTACAACAAGAGACAACCATTTTATATTCAACGCATATTTTAAATGATGCGGAAGAAATGACAGACCAGCTATTATTTTTGCAAAATGGAAAACTAGTAGAACAGGGTACATTACGTGAGGTACGGCAACGTTTTGATGAGCAAAACTATGTAATTGAATTTGGCAGTGAAGAAGAGGCGAAGCTTTTTGCGGATCCATCCTATACTATAATCGGTTGTTATGTGTATATCGAGGTTGTGAATGAGGAGCCAACGATGAAGGAGCTGCTACAACGTTTAAGTGCATGTCCTTATACCATCCGAAAAGTGGAGCGACAAACAGCATCTCTGGAAGAAATTTTCATGAAGGTGGCGAAAAAAGCATGA
- a CDS encoding ABC transporter permease, with amino-acid sequence MSGFKVLLQKEYREAWRSWKFLWIPLVFALLGMSDPLTNYYMMDILNAVGNVPEGFEMLMPELVPVDLLQASIGQFQTIGLLVMMASFVGAISKERASGMATLLYARPISYGAYFMSKFIVIGTVCFVSILAGFAASVYYTSILYGTLDIGALLISFCTYYIWLLFVIAVSLLMSASFKTVIATTCAFTVIFVGQIVDMIVGIFWTISPWKLASYGILLVRGAMDMSDYWWSLIITVALTIICISIGIAMMKRNASMAKI; translated from the coding sequence ATGAGTGGATTCAAAGTACTTCTGCAAAAGGAATATAGAGAAGCATGGCGAAGCTGGAAATTTTTATGGATACCTCTCGTGTTTGCTTTGCTTGGAATGAGTGATCCACTAACAAACTATTATATGATGGATATATTAAATGCTGTTGGGAATGTACCTGAGGGCTTTGAAATGCTAATGCCAGAATTAGTGCCAGTTGATTTACTCCAAGCTTCTATTGGACAGTTTCAAACAATAGGCTTACTGGTGATGATGGCTTCATTTGTAGGGGCTATTAGTAAAGAACGAGCAAGTGGCATGGCTACCCTCTTATATGCACGGCCCATTTCATATGGCGCCTACTTTATGAGTAAGTTTATTGTTATAGGCACAGTTTGTTTCGTAAGTATTTTAGCTGGCTTTGCTGCAAGTGTATATTACACAAGCATATTATATGGAACTTTGGACATTGGAGCACTACTAATTAGTTTTTGTACGTACTATATTTGGCTGTTATTTGTAATAGCTGTTTCATTACTGATGAGTGCTAGTTTTAAAACGGTTATAGCTACTACATGTGCATTTACGGTGATCTTTGTAGGGCAAATCGTAGATATGATAGTGGGAATCTTTTGGACAATATCTCCTTGGAAACTAGCGAGCTATGGAATTTTGCTAGTACGAGGAGCAATGGACATGTCAGACTATTGGTGGAGCCTAATAATCACTGTGGCATTAACAATTATCTGTATTAGCATTGGGATTGCGATGATGAAAAGAAATGCGTCTATGGCAAAAATCTAA
- a CDS encoding CBS domain-containing protein has translation MGTENSDRFLTAFNRIDHRLRDIVGAKDFMAFYRLIDQAKKKDVLVKKYEDDLRSYADLRNAIVHHRTSLHYVIAEPHTDVVERIEYIDATLAKPTLVGQMFRKRVLVFQENDSLKHVLKVIRQRKFTQFPVYYNKQFKGLITTVGITNWLASKMGGDHLPKRIPTLHDILMHEKNRVNYKFVSRSLTIYEAEEIFKQGVERGRRFEALLITEHGEPHQKLLGIITPLDIVKID, from the coding sequence GTGGGGACTGAAAACTCCGATCGTTTCCTGACAGCGTTTAATCGAATAGATCATAGATTACGAGATATTGTAGGAGCCAAGGATTTTATGGCTTTTTATCGACTGATTGATCAAGCAAAGAAAAAGGATGTCTTGGTGAAGAAATATGAGGATGATTTACGCTCATATGCCGACTTACGTAATGCTATTGTGCATCACCGTACTTCCTTACATTATGTCATTGCAGAACCACATACCGATGTTGTAGAAAGAATTGAATACATAGATGCTACCCTTGCTAAGCCAACGCTTGTGGGACAAATGTTCCGTAAAAGAGTACTGGTTTTTCAGGAAAACGATTCATTGAAACATGTACTAAAAGTGATACGCCAACGCAAATTTACGCAGTTCCCAGTTTATTATAATAAGCAATTTAAAGGGCTTATCACGACAGTAGGAATTACGAATTGGCTTGCTTCAAAAATGGGTGGTGACCATCTACCAAAAAGGATTCCTACGTTGCATGATATTTTAATGCATGAGAAAAATAGAGTAAATTACAAATTTGTCAGCAGATCTTTAACGATCTATGAGGCTGAGGAGATTTTTAAACAAGGGGTCGAAAGGGGAAGGCGCTTCGAGGCCTTACTAATAACAGAGCATGGCGAACCACATCAAAAATTACTAGGTATCATTACACCATTAGATATAGTAAAGATCGACTAA
- a CDS encoding DUF421 domain-containing protein — MESFIHAHFWEMILRTTLSFFALLILARILGKKQLGQLTFFHYITGITFGSIASEIASQEETPFLDGMISLVWWSALTYLMTVITIKSKKARVLIDDKPTIVIQKGLILESALQKNRLHLDELTMMLREQAIFSVQDVEYAMLETNGKLSVLQKTSEQVATKQDVKADVSPPTYLPTEVISDGQLITENIVELELTEDWVLKKLKKQNVQSVEEVYFAQVQTNGSLYISLKDKSRHSSP; from the coding sequence ATGGAAAGCTTTATTCATGCTCACTTTTGGGAAATGATTCTTCGAACAACACTTTCGTTTTTTGCATTACTCATTCTGGCACGTATACTTGGGAAAAAACAATTGGGCCAGTTAACATTCTTCCACTATATTACAGGTATTACATTTGGTTCGATTGCTTCAGAAATAGCCTCACAGGAAGAAACACCTTTTTTAGATGGTATGATATCCCTCGTTTGGTGGAGTGCTTTAACCTATTTGATGACCGTCATTACCATTAAATCTAAAAAGGCTCGTGTTCTCATCGATGATAAACCTACCATCGTTATTCAAAAGGGGCTTATATTAGAATCAGCTCTACAAAAAAATCGTCTTCATTTAGATGAGCTAACAATGATGCTACGTGAACAAGCCATTTTCTCTGTACAGGATGTTGAATATGCTATGTTAGAAACAAATGGTAAACTCAGTGTTTTACAAAAAACTTCTGAGCAAGTGGCTACGAAGCAAGATGTGAAAGCGGATGTATCACCACCTACTTATCTGCCTACGGAAGTCATTTCGGATGGTCAACTTATTACAGAAAATATAGTTGAGCTTGAGCTAACAGAAGATTGGGTATTGAAAAAATTGAAAAAACAAAATGTGCAATCAGTAGAAGAAGTTTATTTTGCTCAAGTCCAAACAAATGGATCCTTATACATTAGCCTAAAAGACAAATCGAGACATTCAAGCCCGTAA
- a CDS encoding MFS transporter, with the protein MNKQLNLTNPIYPIMVAIGVAHLINDTMQAVIPAMFPIFKSELGLTFTQIGMISFVLNIFASALQPAVGFISDKKPMPYALPIGMISSFIGIAIIAFTTQYWIIIIAVLFIGFGSAIFHPEGSRVSFMAAGSKRGLAQSIYQVGGNSGQALAPLISAYIFDIFGQRGAAIVLVVATFGIILLSKIATWYKKQLEQERIAKKKRVLISTLPPLTKKQVGIALTLLFTIIFARSFYTTNITSFYVFYLMDHYDVSLRLGQILIFTFMAFGVVGTFFGGSLSDRIGRKNVIILSVVVPMPFCLALPYVPLWAAMIFLVIIGTLIMISFSVTVVYAQELVPTKIGTMAGLTTGFAFGMGAIGAMVIGILMDHKGIDFTMMVVSLLPLLLLIAFFLPKDKPASTAV; encoded by the coding sequence ATGAATAAACAATTAAATTTAACAAATCCAATCTATCCAATTATGGTTGCAATCGGTGTTGCTCACCTTATCAATGATACGATGCAAGCTGTTATCCCAGCGATGTTTCCGATATTTAAGAGTGAATTAGGTTTGACCTTTACACAAATTGGTATGATTTCTTTTGTTTTAAACATATTTGCTTCTGCATTACAGCCTGCTGTAGGCTTTATCAGTGATAAAAAACCAATGCCCTATGCTTTACCAATAGGTATGATTAGTTCTTTTATAGGTATCGCCATTATCGCGTTTACAACACAGTATTGGATTATTATTATTGCGGTATTATTTATCGGCTTTGGTTCAGCTATATTTCACCCTGAGGGATCGCGAGTTTCATTTATGGCAGCTGGTTCTAAAAGAGGACTTGCTCAGTCTATCTATCAAGTAGGGGGAAATTCAGGACAAGCTCTTGCACCGTTAATTAGTGCGTACATCTTTGATATTTTCGGGCAGCGTGGTGCTGCAATCGTATTAGTCGTTGCAACGTTTGGTATCATTTTATTGAGTAAAATAGCTACATGGTATAAAAAACAATTGGAGCAAGAGCGTATAGCGAAGAAAAAACGTGTACTAATCTCAACATTGCCTCCTTTAACAAAGAAACAAGTAGGAATTGCGTTAACATTATTATTTACAATTATTTTTGCACGATCATTTTATACAACAAATATAACAAGCTTTTATGTGTTTTATTTGATGGATCACTATGATGTCAGCCTGCGACTAGGACAAATATTAATATTCACCTTCATGGCATTCGGGGTAGTAGGTACATTTTTCGGAGGCTCTTTATCAGATCGTATTGGTAGAAAGAATGTCATTATTCTTTCTGTGGTAGTGCCAATGCCATTTTGTTTAGCATTGCCCTATGTACCATTATGGGCCGCTATGATATTTTTAGTCATTATCGGTACATTGATTATGATTAGCTTCTCCGTAACGGTAGTCTATGCTCAAGAGCTAGTACCAACAAAAATTGGTACAATGGCTGGCTTAACAACGGGCTTTGCCTTTGGTATGGGAGCAATAGGTGCGATGGTTATCGGCATTTTAATGGATCATAAAGGGATTGATTTTACTATGATGGTCGTTTCCTTATTACCGTTATTATTGTTGATTGCCTTCTTTTTACCGAAGGATAAACCAGCATCCACTGCAGTTTAA
- a CDS encoding histidine kinase, translating to MKHVKGRLDESILVCVYYGLNGERLIRRGHKMATMLDCPLYILSVDSQPLDAFDAEKSSYIEQWKKLSDELEVEKFILQDNEKRPIQKVIAEVAKSYGISQIIVGQSAQSRWEEITKGSFLNVLLKEVPFVDFHIVAVQRPTDDDANETYEKGVRAYLIKEQDHFKVAFTCPKYVSIEGIFFKEIGTDFDNGIFKFTYNDKMHEVHISEGYVIDQEKLPAEFLAPLRQ from the coding sequence ATGAAGCATGTAAAAGGGCGTTTGGATGAAAGTATATTAGTTTGTGTTTACTACGGCTTAAATGGCGAACGTTTAATACGTCGTGGTCATAAGATGGCCACAATGCTAGATTGTCCACTCTATATTCTTTCAGTCGATTCGCAACCCCTTGATGCATTTGACGCAGAAAAATCTAGTTATATAGAGCAATGGAAGAAGCTATCAGATGAACTTGAGGTTGAAAAATTCATTTTGCAAGATAATGAAAAACGCCCCATTCAAAAAGTTATTGCAGAAGTCGCAAAGAGTTATGGTATTTCACAAATTATCGTAGGGCAAAGCGCACAAAGTCGTTGGGAGGAAATCACTAAAGGTTCTTTCCTAAACGTACTGTTAAAAGAAGTTCCTTTTGTAGACTTTCATATTGTGGCTGTTCAACGTCCAACAGACGATGATGCAAATGAAACATATGAAAAAGGAGTACGTGCTTACTTAATTAAAGAGCAGGATCACTTTAAAGTAGCATTTACTTGCCCTAAATATGTATCCATCGAAGGTATATTTTTCAAGGAAATTGGCACGGACTTTGACAATGGCATCTTTAAATTTACTTACAATGATAAAATGCATGAAGTTCATATTTCAGAGGGCTACGTGATCGATCAAGAGAAGTTGCCAGCAGAATTTTTAGCTCCATTAAGACAATAA